In Chiroxiphia lanceolata isolate bChiLan1 chromosome 2, bChiLan1.pri, whole genome shotgun sequence, a single genomic region encodes these proteins:
- the PCF11 gene encoding pre-mRNA cleavage complex 2 protein Pcf11 isoform X2, producing MSAPESSAGSSEAREDACRDYQSSLEDLTFNSKPHINMLTILAEENVPFAKDIVSLIEAQIAKAPASEKLPVMYLMDSIVKNVGREYLTAFTKNLVATFICVFEKVDENTRKSLFKLRSTWDDIFPLKKLYALDVRVNSLDPAWPIKPLPPNVNTSSIHVNPKFLNKSPEESTAPTSAVTSGASTPPAVPEIQKNLTQEQLIRQQLLAKQKQLLELQQKKLELELEQTKAQLAVSLSVQQGSSTIASVPAPSKQHMSPTPHMTVKPPHQTAVQSEKNKPSPSPPLHDVKIVNRDPRLNRMGQHSSHTKDQSHRKEFSPNVTSQSDTKANKTTQGEKQNSTKSEKSRASEKTQKKELDQSKAKSKSPSPLKNKLPDTKDSKSQECESSKVSDISKRDPRLKRHLQDKSEGKEEEVKEKRRSTEKKEKEEHKICEHRPVGSRNKVINGAVQKQDITTEESEKQGGKQGRSSSRKRSRSRSPKARSPSTHSPKRRERRSPKRRLRSLSPTSSTPKIGKIRQIGTKQSHVEEGTQAARDERSSNKRNVKQEVRDPRRVKKAQEERPQETATQHSTKASPDPKENAENWQGSKSGKRWKSGWEENKNSQQNDEHQALGKSPHQRHRENWPAGKGILSPRAPKQQHRLSVDANLQIPKELTSASKRELLKKANDRLTSGEITQDEFLMVAHQIRQLFQYQEGKHRCNVWDSPTEEKCGLKKKPLLSDAELTYYEHKAKLKRTQVQHSLSRLDLLDPEDILDYHVPDALLSGIECEQAKAKRGVQFDRKEPFPERSRRHSPVSGTTRPFADNLSPLESRRRLEEQRATKGARGSDPYDSWAESDEFRDALRQQGKGTTEFQKIDGDALCRFDNREERQLLGQAGVREEPRSPFSERFKRARYEDPEKAPFPDSPGSRFGGIEAKQRISALMEDRPLFDGSPRPAAARVGVDGQGSPFVDGPAAGSSSRIDGPPGQAAMRFEGPLVGAGASQFDGPLAGAGGAGALRFDGPPGQLAGALRFEGPPGQVGGGGPLRFEGPLGPLRFEGPAGQPVGGPRFEGSGVGLRFEGPRGQPSGGLRFEGPHGQPMGPRGQPGGALRFEGPHGQPLGPHGQPGGGLRFDGPHLQPLGPHGQPGGGLRFEGPHGQPMGPHGPSGGGLRFEGPHGPSGGGLRLEGPHGQPGLGPRLIDGPVHQGAGGLRFDGPLGRAGPRFDGCHAAGFDGQPGQLSLLQRFDGIHGQPGPRLGPGQQAQARFETAIPQRFDGPHQPASRFDLPLGLQGARFENVANHPASRLEMSPYGQGGPFVEHPGQGYNGPTHGMQFQRPDIFDGSPGPNFNGPAGPGAQNFPLRAAGHYFDEKGLQGPQYGNFNNMPMGSNQVSLMSAQPGPYGQGQQYLPNPGSFVQNPAGALPHSYPDNHLGQLDVNELFAKLLKTGILKLSKTDSTSAPNETSAQPTAEEEEDDQNEDQNVPDLTNFVVEELRQRYDSVINRLYTGIQCYSCGMRFTTSQTDVYADHLDWHYRQNRTEKDVSRKITHRRWYYSLTDWIEFEEIADLEERAKSQFFEKAHEEVVLKTQEAAKEKEFQSVPAGPAGAVESCEICQEQFEQYWDEEEEEWHLKNAIRVDEKIYHPSCYEDYQNTSSFDCTPSPSKTPSENPLNIMLNIVKQETEESCDSPKIKEEPDDTPPVCAEESTPASTDIKTEPEESV from the exons GCTCCTGCGTCAGAGAAGCTCCCCGTTATGTACCTAATGGATTCCATTGTCAAGAATGTGGGAAGAGAGTATCTCACTGCATTTACTAAAAACCTAGTTGCAacatttatttgtgtatttgaaaag gTGGATGAAAATACTaggaaaagtttatttaaattacGCTCCACATGGgatgatatttttcctttgaagaaacTATATGCACTTGATGTCAGAGTCAACTCATTAGATCCTGCCTGGCCAATTAAACCTCTGCCCCCAAATGTGAATACTTCTAGCATCCATGTGAATCctaagtttttaaataaatcg CCAGAGGAATCTACTGCACCTACCTCTGCTGTCACTTCTGGTGCCTCTACTCCTCCAGCTGTTcctgaaatacaaaagaattTGACACAGGAGCAACTGATCAGGCAGCAATTGCttgcaaagcaaaagcagttgTTAgaacttcagcaaaaaaaactagagctggagctggaacaGACTAAAGCACAGTTG gCTGTATCTCTTAGTGTTCAGCAGGGATCATCTACTATAGCTTCAGTTCCAGCACCTTCCAAGCAACATATGTCTCCCACACCTCATATGACAGTTAAACCGCCTCATCAGACTGCTGTgcaatctgaaaaaaacaaaccatccCCAAGTCCTCCACTTCATGATGTCAAAATAGTAAACAGGGATCCTCGACTTAATAGGATGGGTCAACATTCTTCACATACTAAAGATCAATCTCATAGGAAAGAATTTTCACCGAATGTGACCAGCCAGTCTGATACTAaggcaaacaaaacaacacagggTGAAAAACAGAACTCTACAAAGTCAGAAAAATCGAGAGCaagtgaaaaaacacagaagaaagaactTGACCAGTCTAAAGCAAAATCTAAGTCACCATCCCCTTTGAAAAATAAGCTACCTGATACTAAAGACAGTAAAAGCCAGGAATGTGAAAGCAGTAAAGTGTCTGACATTAGTAAGCGGGATCCAAGACTGAAAAGACATCTTCAAGATAAGTCGGAGGGCAAAGAAGAGGAGGtcaaagaaaagaggagaagtacagagaaaaaggaaaaagaggagcaTAAAATATGTGAACATAGACCAGTGGGGAGCAGAAATAAAGTGATTAATGGTGCAGTTCAGAAACAAGACATAACTACAGAGGAGTCAGAAAAACAGggtggaaaacagggaagatCAAGTAGTAGAAAACGGTCACGATCACGCTCCCCTAAGGCACGGTCACCATCTACGCATTCTccaaaaagaagagagaggagatcACCTAAAAGAAGACTTAGGAGTTTATCTCCTACTTCATCAACTCCTAAAATTGGCAAGATACGTCAGATAGGCACTAAGCAGTCTCATGTTGAAGAAGGCACACAAGCAGCAAGAGATGAAAGAAGTTCTAATAAGAGAAATGTTAAACAAGAGGTGCGAGATCCAAGGAGAGTGAAAAAAGCCCAAGAGGAAAGACCCCAAGAAACAGCCACCCAGCATTCTACAAAAGCTTCTCCAGATCCAAAGGAGAATGCAGAAAACTGGCAAGGATCCAAATCAGGCAAGAGGTGGAAATCTGgttgggaagaaaataaaaa CTCACAGCAGAATGATGAACACCAAGCACTTGGTAAATCCCCTCACCAAAGACACAGGGAAAACTGGCCTGCTGGTAAAGGAATTTTATCACCCCGAGcaccaaagcagcagcaccGTTTAAGTGTGGATGCCAATTTACAGATTCCCAAAGAATTGACATCTGCAAGCAAGAGAGAATTACTTAAGAAG GCCAATGACCGCTTAACATCCGGTGAAATAACACAAGATGAGTTCCTCATGGTAGCTCATCAGATCCGACAGCTGTTCCAGTATCAGGAAGGAAAGCACAGATGTAATGTCTGGGATAGCCCTACAGAGGAAAAATGTGGTTTGAAAAAGAAACCTCTTCTATCAGATGCAGAATTAACATATTATGAACATAAAGCTAAACTAAAAAGGACACAAGTTCAGCATTCACTGTCAAGGCTTGATCTGTTGGATCCTGAAGATATTTTGGATTATCATGTACCTGATGCATTGCTTTCTGGAATAGAATGTGAGCAAGCAAAAGCCAAGCGTGGAGTACAGTTTGACAGAAAAGAACCATTTCCGGAACGATCAAGGAGACACTCTCCTGTAAGTGGCACTACGAGGCCTTTTGCTGATAACCTGTCACCACTTGAGAGTCGACGAAGACTTGAAGAACAACGTGCTACTAAAGGAGCAAGAGGTTCCGATCCTTATGACAGCTGGGCAGAATCGGATGAATTCAGAGATGCTCTCAGGCAACAGGGGAAAGGCACAACAGAGTTCCAGAAAATTGATGGAGATGCACTCTGCAGGTTTGATAATCGTGAAGAAAGACAACTTCTTGGGCAAGCTG GTGTTCGAGAGGAACCAAGATCACCATTCAGTGAACGTTTCAAAAGAGCTAGGTATGAAGATCCAGAGAAAGCACCATTTCCAGACAGTCCAGGATCTAGATTTGGAGGTATTGAAGCAAAGCAGAGGATAAGTGCACTAATGGAAGACAGACCTCTCTTTGATGGCTCACCTAGACCAGCTGCTGCAAGGGTTGGAGTAGATGGACAAGGAAGTCCTTTTGTTGATGGTCCCGCTGCTGGTTCAAGTTCCAGAATTGATGGGCCACCTGGACAGGCTGCTATGAGATTTGAGGGGCCTTTGGTGGGGGCAGGTGCATCTCAGTTTGATGGACcactggcaggagcaggaggagctggagccctAAGATTTGATGGGCCACCAGGGCAGCTGGCAGGGGCCCTGAGGTTTGAAGGACCCCCAGGACAGGTTGGTGGAGGAGGTCCACTGAGGTTTGAGGGACCTCTTGGGCCTTTGCGGTTCGAGGGGCCTGCAGGGCAGCCTGTAGGTGGTCCTAGATTTGAAGGATCTGGAGTTGGTCTGAGGTTTGAGGGTCCCCGTGGTCAACCTTCAGGTGGTCTCAGGTTTGAGGGACCTCATGGTCAACCTATGGGGCCTCGGGGTCAGCCAGGGGGTGCTCTCAGGTTTGAGGGACCCCATGGTCAGCCCTTGGGGCCTCATGGTCAACCAGGGGGTGGCCTCAGGTTTGATGGGCCACATTTACAGCCATTGGGGCCCCATGGACAACCTGGAGGTGGCCTCAGATTTGAGGGTCCACATGGTCAGCCTATGGGGCCACATGGACCATCAGGTGGTGGGCTCAGATTTGAGGGGCCACATGGGCCATCAGGTGGTGGGCTGAGATTGGAAGGACCACATGGTCAGCCAGGTCTAGGTCCTAGGTTGATTGATGGACCGGTACACCAGGGAGCTGGTGGACTTCGATTTGATGGTCCTCTGGGTCGGGCTGGTCCGAGATTTGATGGCTGTCATGCAGCTGGATTTGATGGTCAGCCTGGACAGCTGTCTCTCCTACAAAGATTTGATGGAATTCATGGACAGCCTGGTCCAAGATTGGGACCTGGTCAACAGGCACAAGCAAGATTTGAAACAGCCATACCTCAAAGATTTGATGGACCTCACCAGCCAGCCTCTAGATTTGACTTGCCCCTTGGCCTTCAAGGTGCACGTTTTGAAAATGTAGCCAACCATCCTGCCTCAAGACTAGAAATGTCACCATATGGACAAGGTGGTCCATTTGTTGAACATCCTGGCCAGGGCTACAATGGACCAACTCATGGAATGCAGTTCCAGAGACCTGATATATTTGATGGTTCACCTGGACCAAATTTCAATGGGCCAGCTGGCCCAGGAGCACAGAACTTCCCACTGAGAGCAGCTGGACATTACTTTGATGAAAAAGGTCTTCAAGGTCCTCAATATGGAAATTTCAATAATATGCCAATGGGAAGTAATCAG GTTTCTCTCATGTCTGCTCAACCAGGACCTTATGGCCAAGGTCAACAGTATTTGCCAAATCCTGGAAGTTTTGTCCAGAATCCTGCAG GAGCCCTTCCTCATTCGTATCCTGATAACCATCTGGGACAACTTGATGTCAATGAATTGTTTGCTAAACTGCTGAAAACAGGGATCCTCAAATTATCAAAAACTGATTCCACTTCAGCAC CAAATGAAACATCAGCCCAGCCAActgctgaagaagaagaagatgatCAGAATGAAGATCAAAATGTTCCAGACCTCACTAACTTCGTAGTTGAAGAACTTAGACA GCGTTATGATAGTGTTATAAATCGACTGTACACTGGAATTCAGTGTTACTCATGTGGAATGAGATTCACTACGTCACAGACAGATGTTTATGCAGATCATTTGGATTGGCATTATCGCCAGAATAGGACAGAAAAAGATGTTAGCAGAAAAATTACACACAGGAGATGGTACTACAGTTTAACA GACTGGATTGAATTTGAAGAAATAGCAGATCTAGAGGAGCGTGCTAAAAGCCAGTTCTTTGAAAAAGCTCATGAAGAGGTTGTGTTGAAGACACAAGAAGCTGCAAAAGAGAAGGAGTTTCAGAGTGTCCCTGCTGGACCAGCTGGAGCGGTCGAG agctgtgaaATTTGCCAGGAACAATTTGAACAGTATtgggatgaggaagaggaagagtgGCACCTGAAGAATGCTATCAGAGTAGATGAAAAG atttaccATCCGTCTTGTTACGAAGATTATCAAAAT ACATCATCATTTGATTGCACACCATCTCCCAGCAAGACTCCTTCAGAAAATCCACTGAATATAATGTTGAACATTGttaaacaagaaacagaagagtcCTGTGACTCACCTAAAATTAAAGAAGAACCTGATGACACCCCTCCTGTCTGTGCAGAAGAGAGCACACCTGCATCTACAGATATAAAAACAGAACCTGAAGAATCTGTTTAA